CTAGCGAAATTGTCCTCATCGCCCGAAATTTTTATATTTTCATCCTTTAAGTGCCTTTTGATGAGGCTGATCTTAGCGTCCCAAAGTCCAAGGAGAAGGGAGATACTTGCAAAGTTCTTTGATACTTTTGATATCATCCCGAGCAACGTCAGTGAGGAATCCAAAGCTTTAGATCCAGCGGAGCATGCTGTAGAGGTGGCAAAGAAAAAAGCCCGTGATGTTTATTCCCTCTACGGAGGAACCGTAGTTGGGGCAGATACCATAGTCTTCTTGGACGGCAAAATCCTTGGCAAGCCAAAAAATAAGGAAGAAGCAAGGGAAATGCTTAGGGCCTTAAGCGGAAGAATACACAAGGTCATAACTGGTTACTGCATTATCCATGAAGGGAGGGAGATTACAGGTTACGTGGTCACGGAGGTTAAGTTTAGGGAACTCAGCGAAGAGGAGATAGAATGGTACGTTTCCACGGGTGAGCCTCTGGACAAGGCTGGCGCTTATGGAATCCAAGGGAAGGGAGGAGTTCTGGTGGAATGGATAAAAGGGGATTACTACAACGTTGTCGGCTTCCCGATGAAAATAATCCTTGAGCTTAAAGACCTGGGGTTTAAGCTCTCAACATAAAACAAAAATAAAGCTGGAGGTTAATTAGCGATTTGTAGTACCATGATTATTCTTGGGATTTCAAATGTATCTCCGCTAGAGTCACGAATAACTAGTTTATTGTTTTCATCGAGATCTAAAACAAGATAAAACTTGTCACATAGCTTAATAACATCCTTCCACTCATCCTCAAGGAATGCTGGAATTGGCCAATAATTTTCCAAAAGGATTTCTGCTATTTTTGGATGATAATACAATCCTAGATATTCGCTATACCACCATAACGTCCATCCTTTTGTAAATCCATAGGGTAAGGGGGTATTTGAACTCTGATTAGTTGCTTTTATGGCCATTAGATCTTTTTCAGCAAGTTTCTTCAATCTGTCGTCTTCCGCGTATCTTGGATACATTTCCAAAAATTTTTGTTTTACAATTTCAGTGATTATTTCGATGTCTTTTTTGCTCATATGGTATGTTTTCTCTTTTATTTGATTCCCCGTCCATGTCCAGTTTGAGTAGATTATTGGTTCTCCATTTTTATTAAGCCTAATTGCGTAAAAGGTTATGTTTGAAATCTCCATATCATCATCTACCCATTTCCAATAGTAACTCCCTATATGAATTGGAGGAATTTGCTGGTCTATAACGAAGTATTCGCTACCAATCTTTACAGCTACTGCCGCATGACCCGGTTTCTTATCTTTAAAGGTAATGTCAAGCATATAGATAGGAGTTATATTTGACTCCAGGAGTAAGCTCGCCGTAAGGATTGCATAGTCACCGCAAATTCCGCTTTGGTAGTATATAGTATCATTAGCTGCTTGTAATTTTGTCAGGTTGGCATAAAGTTCTCGTTGGTAATCTGATAAAGTGCTCCAATTGATCACCAACACATCGACATAGTTGGCCTTTGTATAGTTGTATTGTACGGTGTTGTCAATCCATTCAAGAATCGCCCAAACTTTTTCTAGTGTGCTGTTGTATTCCGTGAATTGTTCTGAAAGGGAGCTTATCTTGCTTCTAAGGAGTTTACTCAGCCCTGCTTTGAATGCTTCTGAGTCATAGTAAGTTCTCCAATCATAAGTGGGATCAGTTCCGATTTCTATTTCATATCCATCCGGTAAATAATCTTTGTCTGTATCTTTCTCTAAGGGGTTCGTGAGAAAATCTATCACTTCTTCTCCGTCTAATAGTCCATCATTATCAGAATCGGAATTTAAGGGATCTGTGAAATACTTTATGAGCTCTTCTCCATCCCAAAGTCTGTCCCTGTCAGTGTCTTCATTAATCGGATTAGTTCCTAATTGTAGTTCTTCTCCATCATAAAGGCCATCGTTATCAGTATCTTTTCTTGTGGGGTTTGTGTTGTAGGTTAATAACTCCTCAAAGTCTGTGAGGTTGTCTTTGTCTGTGTCTTTTGATAGCGGGTTTGTCTTGTAAAGGTTGGCTTCCTCCCCGTCAATTATACCATCCTTGTCGGTATCGGGTTCCAGAGGATTTGTGTTATAACTAAAAAATTCTTCCCAATCTGATAGTCCATCCCCATCTGAATCGAATTTGAGAGGATTTGTTTTATATTTATTGACCTCCTCTCCATCGCTTATTCCGTCCCCATCTGTGTCTGGATTAAAGGGGTCTGTCCCATATTTTTGTTCCTCTTCAAAGGTTAACCCATCATTGTCTTCTGGTTGGGTGGAAGTAGACTCAATTAATGGAGAGTGGGAGGTTATAGTCTGTTGAGTGGTTGCTTGTTCGGTGCTTTGAATACAGGCAGAACTGAGACTTATTACAATTATGAGTACTATAAGAAGAGACCTAACTTTCATGTTTCCTGCACCGTATAGATACTATTGCGGAGGGAAAAATATTTAAGGTTTACTCTAGTTCCCATCGGGTCGTTAGGATTACTTAACTTTTTTGATTGGTGGCTGTTATGGACTTCCGGCAGGGAATTCTGCTCATAAAATTTACCCCGTAATCAGAACCAAAAAAACACTCTTTCTGAGGCCGGGGGGAGTGTCAGTTTGAAAGGCTTGGCCCTCAGGTTTTAGGGCGATTCCGGCCGTGAATCTGGGGAATCACTTCACATGTGGTGGGAACTGGGGCAAGGTTTCCGTGACGAGCATAACTAATCACAAGAGCTCTGAAAATAGTAAATCCTCTTTTTTGCCTCCGGCTTTTTTGAATGCCTTTAAGCTCCAGCTTATGTTACCTACATCTCCCGGCCGGTGGGCATCGCTTGCAAAGGCTAGTTTTACTCCCTTCTGGATGCACAGCTTTATGAAGTCTAACTCCGGCACCCTGTATCGGGAGCTTATCTCAAAAGCCTTCCCATACTCCTCCGCCAGCTCGACTATCTCCTTATATTCTTCAATCGAAGGATAGCCCACATATGGGAAAACGTTTCCGAAGTGTCCTATTATGTCGATGTTCTCATCTTGAAGGGCCAGCTTTATGAGTTCGAGATATTCATCGTACCTCCCCGGGTCGAAGTAGAGGTGAACGGAGGCTATTACGTAGTCGAGCTTTTTTCTAAAGTCGCTGTTTATATCAACGCCTTCCGGAAGAATATTGGCCTCTATTCCAGCCATAACGGTTATCTCACTTTCTTTTTTGGTTTGGTCCATAAGGGCAAGGTATGAGTTGAGCAGGTGGGGAGTGAAGAAATGCGCGTGATCGCTGATTCCAACAATCTTTAGTCCCTTTCTCTCAGCCTCGGCAATATTGTCCCTGATGTTTCCAATTCCATCAGAAAACCTTGTGTGGGTGTGGAGGTCCATCATCTTAGCTCCCGTATCTCATCTGCTTAAAAATTTAAAAGCCTTGCACTTTTTGGATAAAATATCCAATGTAAACCCAAACCTTTAGGTTTGACAACCTTTAAATACTGTCTTACTCTAATGAAAGTTGGTGGTGAATATGGTCGAGCGTTCGAAGGTTAGGGTTCTAATAGCAAAGCCGGGACTGGATGGTCACGATAGAGGGGCAAAGGTCATAGCGAGGGCACTTAGGGATGCGGGTTTTGAGGTCATCTACACCGGAATAAGACAAACACCCGAGCAAATAGTAGAAAGCGCTATACAGGAGGATATAGACGTTCTTGGGTTGAGCATTCTTTCCGGAGCGCACATGGTTCTCATCCCAAAGATTCTCAGACTTCTGGAGGAGAAGGGCATAAAGCCAAACGAGGATATACTCGTTCTTGCCGGGGGTATAATACCCCCTGACGATGCTCAAGAGCTTGAAAAAATGGGCGTTGCAAGGGTTTTCGGCCCTGGAAGTCCAATTGAAGAGATTATCAGGTTCATCGATGAGAACGTTCCAAAGCTCAAGAAGTTCAGGGGAGAAAGCTAAGGTTTATATTTTCTTTTTTGGATAATTAATCCAAGTGATAAATATGATAAACGAGCTGATTGAGAGAATGCTTAATGGGGATAAGAGGGCAACCGCAAGGTTGATAACTTTAGTAGAAAACGATGAAGAAAAAGCGAGGGAAATAGTCAAGAAGATTTACCCATACACCGGAAATGCCTATATCGTTGGAATAACCGGTCCTCCCGGCTCTGGAAAGTCGACTTTAGTTGATAAGCTCATAAAAAAAGCCAGAGATGAAGGAAAGATAGTTGGGGTTATAGCTATAGACCCCACGTCTCCGTTCACTGGAGGGGCTCTTCTTGGGGATAGGATAAGAATGCAAGGGCACTCCACGGATCCGGGCGTATTTATAAGGAGCATGGCAACAAGGGGTTCTCTTGGAGGACTGGCAAAGGCAACCAACGATGCTATAAAAATACTTGATGCCTACGGCTGTAATGTTATTTTTGTAGAAACCGTTGGTGTGGGGCAGATTGAGGTGGACATTGTAAAAACCGCCGATACCGTGGTTTTGGTCACCGTTCCAGGCTTAGGGGATGACGTTCAGGCTATAAAAGCGGGGCTCATGGAGATAGCGGATATCTTTGTGGTCAACAAAGCCGATAAGGAGGGTGCAGATGCCACAGTGTTCGAACTCGAGCTGATGCTTGATCTCGAAAAGGAGAAATGGGAGAAAAGGGGCTGGAGGCCGCCAATAGTCTCTACCGTTGCTTTTACCAACAGGGGAATTGATCAGCTCTGGGAAGCCATCAACAAACACAGGGACTTTTTGTTGGAGAGTGGAGAAATCGAAAAGAAAAGGAAGTTCCGAGTGGGAGAAGAGATCAAAGCAATCGTTTCGAGCACCATCGCAAGAAAAATTGGGGAGATGATGGGGAATAATGAGATATCTCAGCTCATAGAGAGGATTGCCAATAGAGAGATTGATCCTTATTCTGCTGCTGATCTTGTTTTAGAGAAAGCTTTGGGGGTGAAAGTATGATAAGGAAAGTTGACCATATTGGAATTGCAGTTAGGAACCTTGAGGAAGCTATTAAGATTTGGGAAAATCTCGGGTTAAAGGTCGAGGAGATTGAGGAAGTTCCGGACCAAAAAGTTAGGACTGCCATTTTCTACGCCGGTGAAACGAGGATTGAGCTTTTGGAGGCAACTGCAGAGGACTCACCAATAGCGAAGTTCATTGAGAAGAGAGGAGAAGGCATACACCACATTGCTCTCGGCGTTGACAACATTGAGGAACACTTGAAGAAGCTCAAAGAAAAAGGATTCAAACTCATTGATGAGACGCCCAGAATAGGAGCGGGTGGGGCTAAGATAGCTTTTGTACACCCCAAGAGTGTTGGTGGGGTTCTCCTTGAGCTCTG
The Thermococcus sp. 2319x1 DNA segment above includes these coding regions:
- the mce gene encoding methylmalonyl-CoA epimerase, whose amino-acid sequence is MIRKVDHIGIAVRNLEEAIKIWENLGLKVEEIEEVPDQKVRTAIFYAGETRIELLEATAEDSPIAKFIEKRGEGIHHIALGVDNIEEHLKKLKEKGFKLIDETPRIGAGGAKIAFVHPKSVGGVLLELCEREE
- a CDS encoding PHP domain-containing protein; its protein translation is MDLHTHTRFSDGIGNIRDNIAEAERKGLKIVGISDHAHFFTPHLLNSYLALMDQTKKESEITVMAGIEANILPEGVDINSDFRKKLDYVIASVHLYFDPGRYDEYLELIKLALQDENIDIIGHFGNVFPYVGYPSIEEYKEIVELAEEYGKAFEISSRYRVPELDFIKLCIQKGVKLAFASDAHRPGDVGNISWSLKAFKKAGGKKEDLLFSELL
- a CDS encoding transglutaminase-like domain-containing protein, which encodes MKVRSLLIVLIIVISLSSACIQSTEQATTQQTITSHSPLIESTSTQPEDNDGLTFEEEQKYGTDPFNPDTDGDGISDGEEVNKYKTNPLKFDSDGDGLSDWEEFFSYNTNPLEPDTDKDGIIDGEEANLYKTNPLSKDTDKDNLTDFEELLTYNTNPTRKDTDNDGLYDGEELQLGTNPINEDTDRDRLWDGEELIKYFTDPLNSDSDNDGLLDGEEVIDFLTNPLEKDTDKDYLPDGYEIEIGTDPTYDWRTYYDSEAFKAGLSKLLRSKISSLSEQFTEYNSTLEKVWAILEWIDNTVQYNYTKANYVDVLVINWSTLSDYQRELYANLTKLQAANDTIYYQSGICGDYAILTASLLLESNITPIYMLDITFKDKKPGHAAVAVKIGSEYFVIDQQIPPIHIGSYYWKWVDDDMEISNITFYAIRLNKNGEPIIYSNWTWTGNQIKEKTYHMSKKDIEIITEIVKQKFLEMYPRYAEDDRLKKLAEKDLMAIKATNQSSNTPLPYGFTKGWTLWWYSEYLGLYYHPKIAEILLENYWPIPAFLEDEWKDVIKLCDKFYLVLDLDENNKLVIRDSSGDTFEIPRIIMVLQIAN
- a CDS encoding Maf-like protein, translating into MRLILASQSPRRREILAKFFDTFDIIPSNVSEESKALDPAEHAVEVAKKKARDVYSLYGGTVVGADTIVFLDGKILGKPKNKEEAREMLRALSGRIHKVITGYCIIHEGREITGYVVTEVKFRELSEEEIEWYVSTGEPLDKAGAYGIQGKGGVLVEWIKGDYYNVVGFPMKIILELKDLGFKLST
- a CDS encoding cobalamin B12-binding domain-containing protein; translation: MVERSKVRVLIAKPGLDGHDRGAKVIARALRDAGFEVIYTGIRQTPEQIVESAIQEDIDVLGLSILSGAHMVLIPKILRLLEEKGIKPNEDILVLAGGIIPPDDAQELEKMGVARVFGPGSPIEEIIRFIDENVPKLKKFRGES
- the meaB gene encoding methylmalonyl Co-A mutase-associated GTPase MeaB, which gives rise to MINELIERMLNGDKRATARLITLVENDEEKAREIVKKIYPYTGNAYIVGITGPPGSGKSTLVDKLIKKARDEGKIVGVIAIDPTSPFTGGALLGDRIRMQGHSTDPGVFIRSMATRGSLGGLAKATNDAIKILDAYGCNVIFVETVGVGQIEVDIVKTADTVVLVTVPGLGDDVQAIKAGLMEIADIFVVNKADKEGADATVFELELMLDLEKEKWEKRGWRPPIVSTVAFTNRGIDQLWEAINKHRDFLLESGEIEKKRKFRVGEEIKAIVSSTIARKIGEMMGNNEISQLIERIANREIDPYSAADLVLEKALGVKV